One part of the Streptomyces lienomycini genome encodes these proteins:
- a CDS encoding acetyl-CoA C-acetyltransferase, whose protein sequence is MAEAYIVEAVRTPVGRRRGGLSAVHPADLGAHVLKALIERTGIDPAAVDDVVLGCLDTVGPQAGNIARTAWLAAGLPEEVPGTTVDRQCGSSQQAVHFAAQGVLSGTQDLVVAGGTQNMSMIPIAFASRQAAEPLGLTDGPYAGSEGWRARYGDAPVNQFHGAELIARNWDISREDMERFALRSHQRAARAVDEGRFDRETVSYGDVARDEGPRRDTSLEKMAALKPVVEGGRLTAGVSSQVSDGASALLIASERAVAEHGLTPRARVHHLSVRGEDPIRMLSAPIPATAYALKKAGMSIDDIDLVEINEAFAPVVLAWLKETGADPDRVNVNGGAIALGHPLGATGTKLMTTLLHELERTGGRYGLQTMCEGGGLANVTIIERL, encoded by the coding sequence ATGGCCGAGGCCTACATCGTCGAAGCGGTCCGCACCCCGGTCGGCCGGCGCCGGGGCGGACTGTCCGCCGTCCACCCCGCCGACCTCGGGGCCCACGTCCTCAAGGCGCTGATCGAACGCACGGGCATCGACCCGGCCGCCGTCGACGACGTCGTCCTCGGCTGCCTGGACACCGTGGGACCGCAGGCCGGGAACATCGCCCGTACGGCGTGGCTCGCCGCCGGCCTGCCCGAGGAGGTGCCCGGGACCACCGTCGACCGGCAGTGCGGCTCCTCCCAGCAGGCCGTCCACTTCGCCGCCCAGGGGGTGCTCTCCGGCACCCAGGACCTGGTCGTCGCGGGCGGCACCCAGAACATGTCGATGATCCCCATCGCCTTCGCCAGCCGCCAGGCCGCCGAACCCCTCGGCCTCACCGACGGCCCCTACGCCGGTTCCGAGGGCTGGCGTGCCCGCTACGGCGACGCGCCCGTCAACCAGTTCCACGGCGCCGAACTCATCGCCCGGAACTGGGACATCTCCCGCGAGGACATGGAACGGTTCGCGCTGCGCTCGCACCAGCGGGCCGCACGCGCCGTCGACGAGGGCCGCTTCGACCGCGAGACCGTGTCCTACGGCGACGTGGCCCGCGACGAGGGCCCGCGCCGCGACACCTCGCTGGAGAAGATGGCGGCCCTCAAGCCGGTCGTCGAGGGCGGCCGGCTGACCGCCGGGGTGTCCTCCCAGGTCTCCGACGGCGCCTCCGCGCTGCTCATCGCCTCCGAACGGGCCGTCGCCGAACACGGACTGACCCCGCGCGCCCGCGTCCACCACCTGTCGGTGCGCGGTGAGGACCCCATCCGCATGCTGTCGGCGCCGATCCCGGCGACGGCGTACGCCCTGAAGAAGGCCGGGATGTCCATCGACGACATCGACCTGGTCGAGATCAACGAGGCCTTCGCACCCGTCGTCCTGGCCTGGCTCAAGGAGACCGGCGCCGACCCCGACCGCGTCAACGTCAACGGCGGTGCCATCGCCCTCGGCCACCCGCTCGGCGCCACCGGCACCAAGCTGATGACGACCCTGCTGCACGAACTGGAGCGCACCGGCGGCCGCTACGGCCTGCAGACCATGTGCGAGGGCGGCGGACTCGCCAACGTCACCATCATCGAACGCCTCTGA
- a CDS encoding NAD(P)H-dependent flavin oxidoreductase — MSAPGDGAFVTPLTELTGVRYPIVQTGMGWVAGPRLVSASADAGALGILASATMSVEQLRAAVREVKSRTDAPFGVNLRADAGDAADRVRIIVDEGVRVASFALAPSKELIARLKDAGVVVIPSVGARRHAEKVAAWGADAVMVQGGEGGGHTGNVATSVLLPQVVDAVGIPVIAAGGFHDGRGLVAALAYGAAGIGMGTRFLLTSDSTVPAEVKAKYLAATVKDVTVTTKVDGMPHRMLRTAMVDSLERAGRVTSSLRALRHAAAFRKETGASWPRLVRDGLAMKHGKELTWGQVLLAANTPMLLKASMVEGRTDIGVMASGQVAGLIDDLPSCTELVGRIMNEAQAALKSLPR; from the coding sequence GTGAGCGCGCCGGGCGACGGAGCGTTCGTGACGCCGCTCACCGAACTGACCGGGGTGCGGTACCCGATCGTGCAGACCGGGATGGGCTGGGTGGCCGGTCCCCGGCTGGTGTCCGCCTCCGCCGACGCGGGGGCGCTCGGCATCCTCGCCTCCGCGACGATGTCCGTGGAGCAGTTGCGGGCGGCGGTGCGGGAGGTCAAGTCCCGTACGGACGCCCCGTTCGGCGTCAACCTGCGGGCGGACGCCGGGGACGCCGCGGACCGGGTACGGATCATCGTCGACGAGGGCGTGCGGGTGGCGTCCTTCGCGCTCGCCCCGTCCAAGGAGCTGATCGCGCGGCTCAAGGACGCCGGTGTCGTGGTCATCCCCTCGGTCGGCGCCCGGCGGCACGCGGAGAAGGTCGCCGCGTGGGGCGCGGACGCGGTGATGGTGCAGGGCGGCGAGGGCGGCGGGCACACCGGGAACGTGGCGACGTCGGTGCTGCTCCCCCAGGTCGTGGACGCGGTCGGCATCCCGGTGATCGCGGCGGGCGGCTTCCACGACGGGCGCGGTCTGGTGGCCGCGCTCGCCTACGGGGCGGCCGGCATCGGGATGGGCACCCGGTTCCTGCTCACCTCCGACAGCACCGTCCCGGCGGAGGTGAAGGCGAAGTACCTGGCCGCCACGGTCAAGGACGTCACGGTCACGACGAAGGTCGACGGCATGCCGCACCGCATGCTGCGCACCGCGATGGTCGACTCGCTGGAGCGGGCCGGCCGTGTGACGTCGAGCCTGCGGGCGCTGCGGCACGCCGCGGCCTTCCGGAAGGAGACGGGTGCGAGCTGGCCGAGGCTGGTGCGGGACGGACTGGCGATGAAGCACGGCAAGGAACTGACCTGGGGCCAGGTGCTGCTGGCCGCCAACACCCCGATGCTGCTCAAGGCCTCGATGGTCGAGGGGCGCACGGACATCGGGGTGATGGCCTCGGGTCAGGTGGCGGGCCTGATCGACGACCTGCCGTCCTGCACGGAACTGGTCGGGCGCATCATGAACGAGGCGCAGGCCGCCCTGAAGTCGCTGCCCCGGTAG
- a CDS encoding CoA-transferase subunit beta, with amino-acid sequence MSVTETGLPAATRAEYCVVACAEAWRGDGEVLASPMGTVPAIGARLAKLTFSPDLLLTDGEALLMADVPAVGQRPGAVEGWLPFRQHLALTATGRRHVMMGASQLDRYGNQNISCIGDWARPTRQLLGVRGAPVNTLNNPTSYWVPKHSARVFVERVDMVSGVGYDRAAAAGPAATRYHRIPEVVTNLGVFDFETPDRTMRLRSLHPGVTVEQVTAATGFALTVPDEVPFTREPTEAELRLIREVVDPKGLREREVPA; translated from the coding sequence ATGAGCGTCACCGAGACCGGCCTGCCGGCCGCGACCCGCGCCGAGTACTGCGTGGTGGCCTGCGCCGAGGCCTGGCGCGGCGACGGGGAGGTCCTCGCCAGCCCGATGGGCACCGTCCCGGCCATCGGGGCGCGGCTGGCGAAGCTCACCTTCTCGCCGGACCTGCTGCTGACCGACGGGGAGGCGCTGCTCATGGCGGACGTGCCCGCGGTCGGGCAGCGTCCGGGGGCCGTGGAGGGCTGGCTGCCGTTCCGCCAGCACCTGGCGCTGACGGCCACCGGCCGCCGGCACGTGATGATGGGCGCGAGCCAGCTCGACCGGTACGGCAACCAGAACATCTCCTGCATCGGCGACTGGGCCCGGCCCACCCGGCAGTTGCTCGGTGTGCGCGGGGCGCCGGTCAACACGCTGAACAATCCGACGAGTTACTGGGTGCCGAAGCACTCGGCGCGGGTGTTCGTCGAGCGGGTCGACATGGTCAGCGGCGTCGGGTACGACCGGGCCGCGGCGGCCGGCCCCGCCGCGACCCGCTACCACCGCATCCCCGAGGTCGTCACCAACCTCGGCGTCTTCGACTTCGAGACCCCCGACCGCACGATGCGGCTGCGCTCCCTGCACCCCGGGGTCACCGTCGAGCAGGTCACCGCGGCCACCGGCTTCGCCCTCACGGTCCCCGACGAAGTGCCCTTCACCCGGGAGCCGACGGAGGCGGAGCTGCGGCTGATCCGCGAGGTCGTCGACCCGAAGGGGCTGCGGGAGCGGGAGGTCCCGGCGTGA
- a CDS encoding TetR/AcrR family transcriptional regulator, giving the protein MKSNSSAPSSSTSSSSTPSPSAVERRAEILATAAQVFADQGYNATTVRRIADAAGMLAGSLYYHFDSKESMLDEILTAFLDELWAGYDTVLAAGLGPRETIEALVTESFRQIDRHGPAVAIYQKESRHLSAQPRFDYLADSQVKFENAWLRTLERGVAEQVFRGDLDVRLVYRFVRDTVWVAASWYRPGGTHSPEEIARQYLSMVLEGITPRG; this is encoded by the coding sequence ATGAAGAGCAACTCCTCAGCCCCGTCGTCGTCCACCTCGTCGTCGTCCACCCCCTCGCCCTCCGCCGTCGAGCGCCGCGCCGAGATCCTGGCCACCGCGGCCCAGGTTTTCGCCGACCAGGGCTACAACGCCACCACCGTCCGCCGCATCGCCGACGCCGCCGGGATGCTCGCGGGCAGCCTCTACTACCACTTCGACTCCAAGGAGTCGATGCTGGACGAGATCCTCACCGCCTTCCTGGACGAGCTGTGGGCCGGCTACGACACCGTGCTCGCCGCCGGACTCGGACCGCGGGAGACCATCGAGGCCCTCGTCACCGAGTCCTTCCGGCAGATCGACCGGCACGGCCCCGCGGTCGCCATCTACCAGAAGGAGTCCCGGCACCTGTCCGCCCAGCCGCGCTTCGACTACCTCGCCGACTCCCAGGTGAAGTTCGAGAACGCGTGGCTGCGCACCCTGGAACGCGGCGTCGCCGAGCAGGTCTTCCGCGGCGACCTGGACGTGCGGCTCGTCTACCGGTTCGTGCGCGACACCGTCTGGGTGGCCGCCTCCTGGTACCGCCCCGGCGGCACCCACAGCCCGGAGGAGATCGCCCGGCAGTACCTGTCCATGGTCCTGGAGGGCATCACCCCGCGCGGCTGA